TTTATAGTGATGAAAACTCTCATATCCTATAAAACTCTATGATTTTTTCTTCTTGTcacatcagcaaaattgataatatttaatatcatgaaTTTTTTCGTAAAATCGTCACTGAGACTGACTTAAATAAATTGCATCATCTTATTCCCCATCTTGCCTGCCTCGCCGTGTCAATGTTTCACATCACGGCCCGTTTCGTAGTGCGGCAGCTGGGGTTCTAGGGTTTAGAGAGGTAGATGCCCCCAAAAAGATCGAGGAAAATTATTCGTTGCCCCGCCCGCTTCGCGTCTCGATAAAGACAAGGCGGCCGTCAGAGCAGAGCCCGCCCCTGCTTGCGCCGTTCTTTTCGGGGTTCcctgtccccgccgccgccgccggcacgagATGGaggtcgcccccgccgccggcaagcagaagacgaagaagcACATACACCTCTTCTACTGCTCCGAGTGCGAGGAGCTCGCGCTCAAGATCGCCGCCAGCTCCGACGCCATCGAGCTCCAGTCCATCAACTGGCGGTAAGCCGCCCCCTCCCATTCCCCCTCCCGCCTCACCGGTTTCGTGGAGCAAACTGGTTCCTCATCGTTCTCGTGACGGCACCCCCGCTCTCCAGGAGCTTCGATGACGGGTTCCCGAACCTGTTCATCAACAAGGCGCACGACATCCGGGGGCAGCACGTGGCGTTCCTGGCCTCCTtcagctcgccggcggtgatCTTCGAGCAGATCTCCGTCATCTTCGCGCTGCCCAAGCTCTTCATCGCCTCCTTCACGCTCGTGCTGCCCTTCTTCCCCACGGGCTCCTTCGAGCGCGTCGAGGAGGAAGGGGACGTCGCCACCGCCTTCACCCTCGCGCGCATCCTCTCCATGGTCCCCAAGTCGCGCGGTGGACCTACCAGCGTCGTCATCTACGACATCCACGCGCTCCAGGAGAGGTTCTACTTCGGGGACGACGTCCTGCCATGCTTCGAGACAGGGATCCCGCTCCTGCTGCAGCGCCTCCGCCAGCTCCCGGACGCAGACAATGTTCGTTGTACCATCCGTGATTGTCTTCGAGCATTTACTTTTTGTGATAAAAGATTCCTATGGCAGTCCTGACTGTTGGCATGTTGCTTGCAGATTACAATTGCCTTCCCAGATGATGGGGCGTGGAAGCGGTTCCACAAGCTCTTGCAACACTTTCCAATGGTCAGTGGTTTCCTTTTCATGCTTGGATATGTCTAGCTCACATACCTTGTATGTATTGTAAAGAGGGATGCATATAGTCATGAAACTGcccttttttttgtgttttcttgTCATGGATTTCATGTTGGGCTGTTTGATTATATAGATAGTCTGTAACAAGGTTCGTGAAGGCGACAAGAGAATAGTTCGAATAAAGGAAGGAAATCCTGAAGGGCGACATGTTGTTATTGTTGACGATTTAGTGCAATCTGGGGGAACTCTTAGAGAGTGCCAGGTATGATGGATATGTTCCCTTGCTTCATGATAGTAGATGTTAATGCTTAAAATATTTGTCTTAGTGTTTACTCAGTTTGGAAGGAGATACTGTGTCATATAATTGATATGGCAGAGAGGCACATTGTTGTTTCATTCTATTGGAGTCATCTGGCGAAAGGGGAAAAATGTATTCCTTAGGACACTAAAGCCACTAACTAAGAGTTCTGAAAAATGCTAAAAGAAACATTAGTGTCTTTTTTTGTCAAACATGTATCTCACAAAGATCCCATTTTTCACTCCTTTTGAAGTCACTTTTTGTTCAGTCAATAAATTCTGAGTTTTATGATGTTGCAGTAGGACTTTAGTGCCATatgctccttttttttcctctaaAGAATTTCATATTGCTTCTTTCTAGCTGCCACTGATTTTTTTCCCGTCAAATTATTTTGTGCTTTTCAGAAAGTTCTGGCTTCACATGGTGCTGCAAAAGTTAGTGCTTATGTGACTCATGCTGTGTTCCCTAAGCAATCATATGAACGTTTCATGACATCTAATTCTGGTAATTGGCAGTTCATGCAAATTAGCAATTTCTATTTTTCAGCCATTCAGACTTCTTGTTGCTTATCATTTTTGTTCCTTGCAGCTGGGCCAGGTGACCAGTTTGCTTACTTCTGGATCACGGACTCATGTCCTCACACAGTGAAAGCCATTGGGCAAAGACCTCCATTTGAGGTGCTGAGCCTTGCTGGCTCAATTGCGGATGCTCTTCAGATATGAGCTTGCACTGGTAGATGGGCTTGAATTGCCCATCAGATTGAACTTGTGCTAGGAGATGGGCTGCTCCTGTTTGACCGGACTTTACGGTTTCTGGAAAACAAATAATGTGGAGCAAGTTTACTGTGGAAAGACCTGAAGCTTAAGGTTCCATAAACAGCCCTGTGGTGTGATAATAAAATCAGGAGTTGGATGTTGAAATCTGTGAATTTTTTTAGTGTTAACTCAGTTTCAAGGGAGCAATATACGTCTCGACTCTTGAGTGCTGTATCCTAAGCTTTCAGTTAACGGGCGTTGCTGTGAACAATTAGATTGGCGCAAATAACTGATCATGTGAATCATTGCAATGAAAACCTCCTGGTTGCCCTGAAATTTACTGTTAAGAGGGATGCAACGAGGAATTTGGTATGTGGGGCTAGCCTGCATAAACAGAGCTACCCATGCTCCTGCCTCTTTCTTAAGGTATCCAAGTTATCGCAAAACATGCTTCTGTTTTTCTGGGTGATTTGGCTGGGTGGTACATTTTAGTCTCCTCAAACTGTGGGTTTCAACTGTAAGCTTCAGCCATAGTTTGTCTGGCATCTCGTCACAAGCCTATAGCTATAGGCATTTACACCAAACTTCATGCAACAAAATTACAGTGAGTCGCCTCCAAAGTTGTACTTCCAGGTATTACCACCAAGGGTCTTACCTATAATGAGGAAAGCATCACCAACGGACGAACCTGATTAAGATACCACACCTACAGACAGACAAATCTCAGAAAAAGAAGGCAAAGGCAAAGTTTCTCAGGACAGTACCAAACAGGACACAAGATGCCTGACGACCCTCATCGGCTCATCCTCAGCAGAACATCCCCCAAAGCAAAGAAAAAACACATAGCAGCAGCTTTTTCATTCCATCCAGCTCAACTTGTCCATGCATTTACAATTAGCACCATTCCATTATCTTCCTGTGTGGCTGTGTTGCTTCTTGAGGTTGAAAGCAAAAAATGCATGTAGTTGGTTAGAGAATAAAAATAGTATGAGGTACTTCCCTTTGGTGATGACTTGAGCACACGAGCAAAAGATACTTATCCATCCTTCTAAAAACCACTCTGCAGCTGCTTCTCGTGGTCGAACAAATTATCTCCCAACAGGTGTGCAGAGCTGCAAGCATAAGGTACCCTTATTCTGTGCATTGTGCTACATAAATCATGATGTAAACATCATAACAGATTAACAGCCATATTGGAGATGCACGCCTGCAACAGCAGCTTCCTGGTAAAGCAAGGCACTGCTCTTCCAAAGCTTCAGCCAGAAGGGCCATATCAGGTGTAGTGAGTTACTTGCAAGAAACATAGATGACGAGTATAAATGCGTTCATGGATCCTAGACCTGCCATGACAACAAATAGGCAAATAGCAGCAGCCATTTGCCATGGGATCCAAGCTCCCAGTGCTCTTCCTATGCCTAGCATTTGCAGCCTGTTCTGCTAACCAGCACCACGACCCCTCCGTTGTCGGATACTCGCAGGAGGATCTTGCATTGCCGAGCAAACTTCTTGACCTCTTCACATCCTGGTCAGTCAAGCACAGCAAGATCTACGCCAGCCCGAAGGAGAAGGCGAAGAGGTATAGGGTATTCAAGCAGAACCTGATGCACATTGCAGAAACGAACAGGAAGAATGGGAGCTACTGGCTGGGCCTGAACCAGTTTTCTGACATCGCTCACGAAGAGTTCAAGACCAATTATCTGGGATTGAAGCCAGGATTGCCAAAAATGGGTGCACCATCGCGTCCTGCAACAACATTCAGGTATGCCGATGCGGTTAACCTGCCCTGGGCAGTGGACTGGAGGTACAAGGGAGCTGTGACACCAGTCAAGAACCAAGGAAAATGCGGTGAGTGCAGTCTCTGAACAATGCATAAACATCCTATCTCAGCATACTGTCAGTACCAATTCAACCGAAACATGGTGCATTCTGTGCAGTAATAGAATGCAGGGTAACAAGGATACAAATTGCTTGCAGGGAGTTGCTGGGCCTTCTCGACGGTGGCAGCAGTTGAAGGGATCAACCAGATCGTGACGGGCAAGCTGGTGTCGCTCTCAGAGCAGGAGCTGATGGACTGCGACACAACGTTTGATAATGGCTGCGGAGGGGGGATCATGGACTTCGCATTCGCTTTCATAATGGGGAACCAGGGCATCCACACTGAGGAGGATTACCCGTACCTCATGGAGGAGGGCTACTGCAAACAAAAACAGGTTCGCACAGGACACAAATCCTTCAGATGTCATGTTCAGATTCAGATGCACTAAACCGCATCGCGTGCAGTTCTAACAAAGGTTTCTTCTTGGCTCTGGCGTGTTTAGCCTCATGCCAGAGTGGTCACTATTACTGGATACGAGGATGTCCCGGAGAACAGCGAGATCAGCCTGCTGAAAGCGTTGGCTCATCAGCCTGTCAGTGTTGGGATAGCTGCTGGGAGCAAGGACTTCCAGTTCTACAAAGGGGTAAGCAAAATTGTTTGCCTGTATTTTCAGATGATGCCACAGAGATATATAGTTGATTAGTTGTAACTTGCGCATGTCTTCTGACTGGTTGGCTGCAGGGGGTGTTTGACGGGGCCTGCAGCGCCGAGCTTGACCACGCATTGACGGCCGTCGGATACGGCTCATCCTACGGACAGGACTACATCGTCATGAAGAACTCGTGGGGCAAGAACTGGGGAGAGCAAGGGTTCGTCAGGATAAAGAGGGGCACCGGGAAACCGGAGGGCGTCTGTGGAATCTACGCGATGGCTTCCTACCCTGTCAAAAATGCGACACACTGGGGGGCGTAATTTTGTAACCAATCTTGTAATCCGCACGAAAGCATCGTTACTCAATTCAACATGTTGATCAATCGTTACTCGATGGCGTGCCACGGGGTGGTCAAGAGGATTGAGGATCCATGCAAAGAAAACAAGGTGATTGAGGGAGATTGGAAGGGATTAAGTGGATTTTAACTTATTGGAGATTTAATCCCTCCCAACCTCTTCTAATCCCCTTCAATTATCTTGCTAACACAGTTGGCGTAGGAAGGATTATGTGGCAAAACCATTCATGGTTAGATACGATAAATAAATTCTTTTGTAGAAGGTCGCATCGAAGGTCCCATGGTCTAGTGGTCAGGAGTCAGGACATTGGACTCTGAATCCAGTAACCCGAGTGTTCAAATCTCGGTGGGACCTCCTTTTTTGtgcaattgattttttttagagtGGCGGCTAGCTAATCATTCTAGCCTGAAGACCCGAACACGTGCTTTTCTTTCCCCTGATTTTTGATGAATGGTATGTGTAGATTCGCTGCTAGTGACGGCCGAAGGAATTCAGAGCTCACGGCTCAGCGTCAACAAACGTGCCTGTCCGGGGTCTGGGCGTGACCAATTTGTTTATTTCTCCGAAACGGCGTGTCCTCAACAGGTAGTCTGTCAGGTCAGGCATCACGATTCACGAGTAGCACGAGCTCTACTGCCCAGGTTGTCCTCGCCGGCGACTTGTGCGCGGCCTTTGTTTTCTCCGGCCAGGCGGCCACACCACACCACAAGCGCAGGCACAGAGAGGCCCCGGAGAAGATGCATCTGAGCGCGAACGAGGGGATCGAGGGCGTGCGGTTCGCGGTGACCGGCGGGCAGGGCTTCGTCGGCGCCGCCCTCTGCCTCgagctgctccgccgcggcgccagGGAGGTCCGGTCCCTCGacctccgcgccgcctcctcctggtCCCAGCAGCTCCTCGACGCCGGCGTCCGCATCATCCAAGGTCACTGTCTTCCCCCTCACCGTCTTCAGTTCAGATCGCTGCATCACCGAATTCACCCGCGGTTTTACTTTGCCCTCGCTGTGGATGTGCTCTGCGAATGTAGTGGTTGCAGAATTTACTGTGTCGTGGTTTGCTGGATTGGAAGAGCTTACCTCACCGGATTTACCGTGTCGTGAGTTGCAGAATTAGATTGCTCTTAGAAGCAAGACGCTTGAGAGTGGTATTACTGTGCCCGTACCACTTGATTTATCTCTGTGTATCTAAGTAGGTAGTGCCTCTTGCATAGTTGTTTCTGGATATAGTTACAGTAGCACTAGCACTATCAATCATCACGTCTTGTCTGCAGTCAGTCTCAGTTTTTGCGTTTGATGCAACTGGTTTCCCACATTGTTTTGAGCACTAATGGTGAACAATATTATGGTTTGTGGAATGGATCATCAGTTTCTTAGGGCCTTGTTTTGCAGGGGACATTAGAAAGAAGGATGATGTGGGGAGGGCTTTATGCGGAGTGGACTGTGTTTTCCACCTTGCTTCTTATGGCATGTCCGGAAAGGAAATGGTGCAGGCTGGTAGAGCTGACGAGGTTAATATAAACGGGACCTGCAATGTACTCGACGCTTGCCATGAGCATGGTGTCAGAAGGCTTGTGTATGTAAGCACATACAATGTGGTGTTTGGGGGAAAGCCGATTGTCAATGGAAATGAGGCATTGCCTTATTTTCCAATTGAAGATCATGTTGATGCTTATGGGCGCAGCAAATCAGTTGCTGAACAGTTGGTGCTGAAGAGTAATGGGCGGCCAGCTAAGTAAGTTTTCTCTTCTCCTTTGCTGCACTTGAATGGCATGTACACACTACACAGTAAGCTAACTTTAATATCCTTCTCAAAATAGATATACCCGAATACATGCAGCCAAGTTTTTAAAACCAATAAacctgtaattaatttataacaaTGGATTCACCATCAAAGTATTTTTCATATCATTATAATTTTGATATTCTTTTGATGGTGCACAATTGTAAAAAAAATGGCAAAATGTGCTTATTTTGTTGAAGATCGTGTTGGCGTCCATAACGACAATTAGAAGTAAAGAAATATTTTATGCTATCTTTGCACAATTCCTTATATTGTGTCATCTTCTTTTAAAAACTTAGTGATCTTATTTGGTGAAATCTTACAGGCATGATAGAAGTACTCGTCTTTATACATGTGCAATTCGCCCTGCTGCTATATATGGGCCAGGTGAAGAGCGTCATCTTCCAAGAATCCTGCGCCTTGCAAAGTTGGGGTTAGCATTCTTCAGGATTGGGGGTCCAGATGTAAAGACTGATTGGGTTTATATAGATAATCTAGTTCTTGCTCTGATATTGGCAAGCATGGGACTTTTAGATGACATTCCTGACAGGAAGGGAACTCCTGTAGCAGCTGGTCAGGCATATTTCATCTGCGATGGTAATTGCTGCTAGCCTTTGTGATGTTGTTAATTGACTTAGTTGACTCATGCTGTCGTGCAGGAGCCAATCTTTGTTggggttttttttcttttcctgtcTACTCAAACTGCCAATTTTATTATTACTTGAGTTTGGGAAAAAAAAATGTGAGCCTAATCTAGTAGAGAAGACATCCATGGTTTGTGGTATTGATTTTTGCAATATTGCCATCATTAGCGATATATTTTCAACGGAACAACTACATAGATCcgaaataataataattatatAGCTATTTCTCTCTTATTCTGAACACTAAAAAGTTTGAAGTTTAACGTTTTACATAGTTAAACAGAAACATTTTTTTACATAATCCCAAGATTCCATTACTTGAATAACAGAATTATTTGCCATACAAGTACACACTGCCCAGCAATTTCTGAACCTTTGAACAAATATCCCCTGAAAATTTGTTGGTTAGAAATGGCTATGATAGAGCACGGTGATTATATATGCAGTTGTACATTTCATTGCTTTATTGAGCTATAACTGTTTTGCAGGATCACCATGCAACACTTTTGAATTTATCATCAGCCCCATATTTCAAAGTTTGGGTTATTCAGTTCCTCGAGTGACGCTGGATACCTCTGCTGCCCTTGCCATTTCaagaatatttttatttatatctaCACTGTTCTATCCATGGCTTGATAGTAAATGGATCCCTCAGCCTCTTATTCTTCCTGCTGAAGTGTATAAGGTCAGAGTGTCAGACTCTTATTCAATTTTGGTCTTCTCTTTTGTGTTGCCAGTTTGCCTAATCCAGTATAATTTGAAATAAATATAAATGGTCAGACGCAAGTGCAACAGTCATGCTGATTTCATCTTTAGTTTAAAAATCAGTCCTTTTCAAGGTATCTCTCTCTATTGAATTACTAGCACTTGGCTACCAGACTAGCAAAATAATATTCTCTTTGGTGTTGGACAAAGTTAAGATAATAGTCCCATTGCCCAAGGATATGTAAAAATATATCTGATGTTGCTTGCTAATTGACAGGTTGGTGTTACACACTATTTTTCATTCTTGAAAGCTAGAAATGAACTCGGCTATGTACCTATGGTGAGCCCTCGGGAAGGCCTGGCTGCAACAATCTCGTATTGGCAGGCGCAGAAGAGAAGGGAACTAGATGGCCCGACTATATTTACTTGGTTAGCTGTTACAATTGGGATGCTTGCTATATTCTCTGCTGCTTGCCTTCCACCCGTCGGCCCGTTGAAATGGGTGCTTGACATCCATTTATTTGTATTTCGCTCATTGTTGGTGATTCGGCTAGTCTTTGCGGCAGCAGTTGCAGCGCATATTGGTGAAGCCGTTTATGCCTGGTTCTTGGCAAAAAAGGTGGATCCAAGGAATGCTGCGGGGTGGTTTTGGCAAACCTTTGCTCTTGGGTTCTTTTCTCTGCAGTATCTTCTCAAGAGAGTGAGAGGGTAAATTGTTTCACATACACATTGTAATTTGTAACTCTGTAACAGTGATTTCCAGCCTCATGCTTGTAACTTTATCTGAAAACTATTCGTGCTTGCTACTGAGGACATGTACACCAAATGGTTCTTTACTGCATTAAAATTTCCCCATAGCCGGCCACTTGTGACCGATGTTTCCATGAGGCTTTTCATGTTTGCATGAGTTTGGCGCTAGAATTAGCGAGGTTCAAATGAAATCAAATCCGGGTCCTTTCAGTTAAATCTACAATTCAAGACCCAGATCAGCTATATTTTAACACTAAAAAAATCATGCAACACGTGTTATTGAACTATTCCTTTAACTACAAAAAGTATCACGTGTCATGTCATCCAAACTCATTTTCAATATATTGCCTAAACTTCGGACTGGTCAGTGCTCATAAACCAAAATAGCACTTTTTAGCTCTGATTTCGGGATGGTGCAAAATTTATGATGAACAGAACTTGGTTACTCTTTTGGGACATGAAAAAAGAAGAGAGCCATTACATCCAGAACGCCACAGGTCTCTCTTGGTGCTCCCAGACAGGTCTCTCTAGTTGATCCCAGTAGCCTTGGTTGTCCAGTCCCTCAGCTATTTGTTATCTGATGATGATCCTCTCCGTCCCGTCCTCCCTTCCTCGTATGGAATTGAAGATAACAAATAGCTCCTACGCTGAGATTCGTCCTGCAATTCGTATCTGGACTCCATCAACCCCGGTCGCCTCCAACCCAGCTCCTACGCTGAGATCTACTAATTCGACTCTGAATTGAAGAAGGAAAGagcgcatcggcggcggcggcggcctagcAGACCCTAGTTGGGCCTCCCGTACTCCCCATAGTGGGCGTCTTTAGAGGGTGGTCAGGCGCAGCCCACCAAAGCCGATGTGCAGACCTCGCCAGTCGCCACGGTCCCCTGCCGCCGTCCGTCGCCTGCCTGCCCTCCTGTAGTCCGGTCCCCAGCGTCGTCGTCACTCGTCCCCTGTGCCAGCGGGCGAGACAGCGATGTGTgcctttttttagattaagaaaCATCCAGCCTTGACCTCTCACAGCTGAGAGGCTACAGCTTAAAAACATAGTCACGGTACGCAGATCGCTATTTAGCAAACGCTAATATCCGTCAAACAAAAGTTTGAAAGAACCAAAAAGGCAGACCAGACCACATTACAAAGAAACTAAGACATCAGCCTTTGTCTAAAATTCCACCCCTTTTTAGCAAAAAGCTCCATGACTAATCCTTCAATCACTCGGCAGTTGCTCTTCATGTGaaccttctcttcttccttagCAAGCTGCGACCAGGATCTTGCCCAGTGTGTTCCCCTGAATATTACCTGCAAATATGAGTTAGGTTGCTTTTGGTTGAAAACCACATCATTTCTATTTAGCCAAATGGCCCAGcacattgcagcaactcctacTAAAAACTGTTTTCTGAGTTTCATGGAGAAACCTCTCAGCCAGGAACCCAGCATGTTACTAACACTTGCAAGCGCTTTTACTCCAAATGCAAAGAACACTGCACTCCACACAAATTTTGCCACATGACAATCAAAAAATAAGTGTTGTATTGTTTCATCTTCAGAGCAAAAGCAGCACTTGCTTCCCCCCTTCCAGTTTCTCTTTAACAGATTGTCTTTGGTTAGGATGACACCCTTTTGAAGGTACCAcaagaaaattttaattttcagAGGTATCTTCAGTTTCCACACCACACTCTCACAGGGTAACCTATTTGTCAACATTAAATTATTATACATCGATTTCACGGTAAAAGCTGAGTTTTGGGTCAACGTCCAATTGAAAGAATCATTGGCATCAGATAGAACTAAATTCACTACTTTTGAGACTAGCTCATGCCATAACCTCAACTTGTCTCCTACCAAAACTCTCCTAAATGTAATATTCAGAGGTATAGTACCAAGCGCACTAGCAACTGTTTGATTTCTCTTTCTCACAATATTGTAAAGAGAGGGAAATTGCTGCATCAAAGGCTTGTTACCCAACCACCAATCCTCCCAAAATCTTGTTTGTTCCCCATTACTAACCTGGAATTTTCCTCTTTGTAGGAATTGTTCTTTGACCGCCATTAGACCCCTCCAGAACTGGGAATCACCTGGCTGCTTGTTCACTTGTGACAAAGTTTTCCCCCTTAGGTATTTCTTCTTAAGACCCCTCCATTTGCTTAACAAGCAAGCATTTTGGGCCTCTAGGTCAGTAATTCCTAACCCTCCAAAACTCTTGGGTGTACTAAGAACACTCCATTTGACCAATCTGTATTTCTTCTTTTGTTCATCACACTGCCAAAAAAACCTGGATCTGTAATAGTCCAGTTTCTTTAGAATTCTTTTAGGAATTTTAAAGAAAGACAACATAAACATGGGTAGACTGGTCAAAACTGACTTTATCAGTACCAGTCTGCCCCCAGCTGACAGCAATTTACTTTTCCAACTGCTTAGCTTCTTTTGAAATCTTTCTTCTATATGGCTCCAATCTCTGTTTGTTAGTTTCTGATGATGCATTGGGATTCCGAGGTATTTGAATGGGAGAGAGCCTTctttgcacccaaacacttggATGTAATTATCTATCTTTCCTTTTGCCTCTCCCATTCCAAGGATTTCGCTTTTGTGGAAATTGATCTTTAGGCCAGAGAGATTTTCAAAAGCATTTAGCACCAGCTTCAGACTTTTTGCTTGCTCAATGTCATCT
This window of the Panicum virgatum strain AP13 chromosome 1K, P.virgatum_v5, whole genome shotgun sequence genome carries:
- the LOC120650214 gene encoding ribose-phosphate pyrophosphokinase 4, whose protein sequence is MEVAPAAGKQKTKKHIHLFYCSECEELALKIAASSDAIELQSINWRSFDDGFPNLFINKAHDIRGQHVAFLASFSSPAVIFEQISVIFALPKLFIASFTLVLPFFPTGSFERVEEEGDVATAFTLARILSMVPKSRGGPTSVVIYDIHALQERFYFGDDVLPCFETGIPLLLQRLRQLPDADNITIAFPDDGAWKRFHKLLQHFPMIVCNKVREGDKRIVRIKEGNPEGRHVVIVDDLVQSGGTLRECQKVLASHGAAKVSAYVTHAVFPKQSYERFMTSNSAGPGDQFAYFWITDSCPHTVKAIGQRPPFEVLSLAGSIADALQI
- the LOC120650206 gene encoding cysteine protease XCP1-like, yielding MGSKLPVLFLCLAFAACSANQHHDPSVVGYSQEDLALPSKLLDLFTSWSVKHSKIYASPKEKAKRYRVFKQNLMHIAETNRKNGSYWLGLNQFSDIAHEEFKTNYLGLKPGLPKMGAPSRPATTFRYADAVNLPWAVDWRYKGAVTPVKNQGKCGSCWAFSTVAAVEGINQIVTGKLVSLSEQELMDCDTTFDNGCGGGIMDFAFAFIMGNQGIHTEEDYPYLMEEGYCKQKQPHARVVTITGYEDVPENSEISLLKALAHQPVSVGIAAGSKDFQFYKGGVFDGACSAELDHALTAVGYGSSYGQDYIVMKNSWGKNWGEQGFVRIKRGTGKPEGVCGIYAMASYPVKNATHWGA
- the LOC120650198 gene encoding short-chain dehydrogenase/reductase family 42E member 1-like, with translation MHLSANEGIEGVRFAVTGGQGFVGAALCLELLRRGAREVRSLDLRAASSWSQQLLDAGVRIIQGDIRKKDDVGRALCGVDCVFHLASYGMSGKEMVQAGRADEVNINGTCNVLDACHEHGVRRLVYVSTYNVVFGGKPIVNGNEALPYFPIEDHVDAYGRSKSVAEQLVLKSNGRPAKHDRSTRLYTCAIRPAAIYGPGEERHLPRILRLAKLGLAFFRIGGPDVKTDWVYIDNLVLALILASMGLLDDIPDRKGTPVAAGQAYFICDGSPCNTFEFIISPIFQSLGYSVPRVTLDTSAALAISRIFLFISTLFYPWLDSKWIPQPLILPAEVYKVGVTHYFSFLKARNELGYVPMVSPREGLAATISYWQAQKRRELDGPTIFTWLAVTIGMLAIFSAACLPPVGPLKWVLDIHLFVFRSLLVIRLVFAAAVAAHIGEAVYAWFLAKKVDPRNAAGWFWQTFALGFFSLQYLLKRVRG